One window of the Thermus antranikianii DSM 12462 genome contains the following:
- a CDS encoding phosphoribosyltransferase, with protein sequence MERLFLSWEELLRLVRRLAGRLREEEFDLILGIARGGLIPTALLAQALGARDILTAAVMFYEGEETLPEPVFLQFPPDPLLFGKRVLVVDDVWDSGRTAWAVKARVRQAGGFPLVATLHFKPGRNQVPDEPDVYAEATEAWVVYPWAPEVWLKT encoded by the coding sequence ATGGAAAGGCTCTTCCTGTCGTGGGAGGAGCTCCTTCGCCTGGTGCGCCGTTTGGCCGGGAGGCTCCGGGAGGAGGAGTTCGACCTCATCCTGGGCATCGCCCGGGGTGGGCTCATCCCCACCGCCCTTTTGGCCCAGGCCCTGGGCGCGCGGGACATCCTCACGGCGGCGGTGATGTTCTACGAGGGGGAGGAAACCCTTCCCGAGCCCGTCTTCTTGCAGTTCCCCCCGGACCCCCTGCTTTTCGGCAAGCGGGTTTTGGTGGTGGATGACGTGTGGGATTCAGGGCGGACGGCCTGGGCGGTGAAGGCCCGGGTGCGTCAGGCGGGAGGGTTTCCCCTGGTGGCCACCTTGCACTTCAAGCCCGGCCGAAACCAGGTGCCGGACGAACCCGACGTGTACGCCGAGGCCACGGAGGCCTGGGTGGTCTACCCCTGGGCTCCGGAGGTTTGGCTAAAAACCTAA
- a CDS encoding malate dehydrogenase, whose product MKSPVRVAVTGAAGQIGYSLLFRIAAGEMLGKDQPVILQLLEIPQAMRTLEGVIMELEDCAFPLLAGIVATDDPKVAFKDADYALLVGAAPRKAGMERRDLLEINGKIFTEQGRALAEVAKRDVKVLVVGNPANTNALIAYKNAEGLDPKNFTAMTRLDHNRAKAQLSKKTGVPVDRIRRIAVWGNHSSTMFPDLFHAEVDGKPALELVDMEWYEKEFIPTVAQRGAAIIQARGASSAASAANAAIEHIRDWALGTPEGDWVSMAIPSDGSYGVPEGIVYSFPVTAKDGKYEIVQGLEINEFARKRMEITAKELLDEMEQVKALGLI is encoded by the coding sequence ATGAAAAGCCCCGTTCGCGTGGCGGTCACCGGCGCCGCAGGCCAGATCGGTTACAGTCTTCTTTTCCGCATCGCCGCAGGCGAAATGCTGGGAAAGGACCAGCCCGTGATCCTCCAGCTTCTGGAGATTCCCCAGGCCATGAGAACCCTGGAAGGCGTCATCATGGAGCTCGAGGACTGCGCCTTCCCCCTTTTGGCGGGGATCGTGGCCACGGATGACCCCAAGGTGGCCTTTAAGGACGCCGACTACGCCCTTCTGGTGGGGGCAGCCCCCAGGAAGGCGGGCATGGAGCGCCGCGACCTCCTGGAAATAAACGGCAAGATCTTCACCGAGCAGGGCCGGGCCCTGGCCGAGGTGGCCAAGCGGGACGTCAAGGTCCTGGTGGTGGGCAATCCCGCCAACACCAACGCCCTCATCGCCTACAAAAACGCGGAGGGCCTTGACCCCAAAAACTTCACCGCCATGACCCGGCTGGACCACAACCGAGCCAAGGCCCAGCTCTCCAAGAAGACGGGGGTCCCCGTGGACCGGATCCGCCGCATAGCCGTGTGGGGCAACCACTCCTCCACCATGTTCCCCGATCTCTTCCATGCGGAGGTGGACGGGAAACCCGCTTTAGAGCTGGTGGACATGGAGTGGTACGAGAAGGAGTTCATCCCCACCGTGGCCCAAAGGGGAGCAGCCATCATCCAGGCCCGGGGAGCCTCCAGCGCCGCCAGCGCCGCCAACGCCGCCATCGAGCACATCCGCGACTGGGCCCTGGGCACGCCCGAGGGGGACTGGGTTTCCATGGCGATTCCTTCGGATGGTTCCTACGGGGTTCCCGAGGGCATCGTCTACTCCTTTCCCGTCACCGCCAAGGACGGGAAATACGAGATCGTCCAGGGCCTGGAGATCAACGAGTTCGCCAGGAAGCGGATGGAGATCACCGCAAAGGAGCTTCTGGACGAGATGGAACAGGTAAAGGCCCTAGGGCTTATCTAG
- the dnaG gene encoding DNA primase: protein MDAAQAVEAIKRRLSLKEVVSRYVALKPAGRGRWKGLCPFHQEKTPSFYVDEEKGLFHCFGCKAGGDLFAFVERIEGLDFMGALERLAEEAGVEIPKASAPARRRELLDVLKLSQEYFLEGLKASPEAQDYLQRRGLSPESIARFGLGYAPAKGDGLLTHLSRHGISPEEGLKAGVLAEKDGRFYDRFRNRITFPIKDHLGRIVAFTGRALGEETPKYLNSPETPLFRKREVLFAYPEAKAKLRQGRAIVVEGLFDAIALHQMGFAEAVAVLGSGLSEEQARLLEMQEVREVYLAFDADEAGQRATLQSLDLSLARKFLFYAVRLPSKDPGELLLLPEGPALFQKALEEALPEVEFRFQEATRGLDLTRPEHKRKVLETLTPRMLSPEPFDPVADRLKALVVERLGLSLRQLEDYLASLKRGRRPPPQPPKAEPKNRVLLLELDVMALLLSLPEERFAEWVHHTALHVWPPEGSLLSEFLELASREPRRDYLRQVLSRKEAGGILLERLMLVPSVDEPRFPEILEKTLARLREAYYLERRAKLKEELNRNPSLDLLREIQELDQAIEAERRIYRRL from the coding sequence ATGGATGCGGCACAAGCGGTAGAGGCCATCAAGCGCCGCCTCTCCCTAAAGGAGGTGGTTTCCCGGTACGTGGCCCTAAAGCCTGCAGGCCGCGGCCGCTGGAAAGGCCTCTGCCCTTTCCACCAGGAGAAGACCCCCTCCTTTTACGTGGACGAGGAGAAGGGGCTTTTCCATTGCTTCGGGTGCAAAGCGGGAGGCGACCTCTTCGCCTTTGTGGAAAGGATAGAGGGCCTGGACTTCATGGGAGCCCTGGAGCGCCTGGCGGAGGAGGCGGGGGTGGAGATTCCAAAGGCAAGTGCCCCCGCCAGGCGCCGGGAGCTTTTGGATGTCCTCAAGCTCTCCCAGGAGTACTTCCTGGAGGGGCTCAAGGCTTCCCCCGAGGCCCAGGATTACCTGCAAAGGCGGGGGCTTTCCCCGGAGAGCATCGCCCGCTTCGGCCTGGGCTACGCCCCGGCCAAGGGGGACGGCCTCCTCACCCACTTGAGCCGGCACGGCATCAGCCCGGAGGAAGGCCTTAAAGCGGGGGTTCTGGCGGAAAAGGACGGGCGCTTCTATGACCGCTTCAGGAATCGCATCACCTTTCCCATCAAGGACCACCTGGGGCGGATCGTGGCCTTCACGGGAAGAGCCCTGGGGGAGGAAACCCCCAAGTACCTGAACTCCCCGGAAACCCCCCTCTTCCGCAAGCGGGAGGTGCTCTTCGCCTACCCTGAGGCCAAGGCCAAGCTGCGCCAGGGACGGGCCATCGTGGTGGAGGGGCTTTTTGACGCCATCGCCCTGCACCAGATGGGCTTCGCCGAGGCGGTGGCGGTCTTGGGCTCCGGGCTTTCCGAGGAGCAAGCCCGCCTTCTCGAGATGCAGGAGGTGCGGGAGGTCTACTTGGCCTTTGATGCCGACGAGGCTGGACAAAGGGCCACCCTGCAAAGCCTGGACCTCTCCTTGGCCCGGAAGTTCCTCTTCTATGCGGTGCGCCTGCCCAGCAAGGACCCCGGGGAGCTCCTCCTCCTCCCCGAGGGCCCGGCCCTATTCCAGAAAGCCTTAGAGGAAGCCCTTCCCGAGGTGGAGTTCCGCTTCCAGGAGGCCACCCGGGGCCTGGACCTAACCCGCCCCGAGCACAAACGGAAGGTCCTGGAAACCCTCACCCCCAGGATGCTCTCCCCTGAGCCCTTCGACCCGGTAGCCGACCGCCTTAAGGCCCTGGTGGTGGAGCGGTTGGGCCTTTCCCTGCGCCAGCTGGAGGATTACCTGGCCAGCCTCAAGCGGGGCCGGCGTCCACCCCCCCAACCCCCCAAGGCCGAGCCCAAAAACCGGGTCCTCCTTCTGGAGCTGGACGTGATGGCCCTCCTCCTCTCCCTGCCGGAGGAACGCTTCGCCGAGTGGGTGCACCACACGGCCCTTCACGTCTGGCCCCCGGAAGGCTCCTTGCTCTCCGAGTTCTTAGAGCTGGCCAGCCGCGAACCCCGCCGGGATTACCTGCGCCAGGTGCTAAGCCGCAAGGAGGCGGGGGGCATCCTCCTGGAGAGGCTGATGCTGGTTCCCTCCGTGGACGAGCCCAGGTTCCCCGAGATCCTGGAGAAAACCCTGGCCCGCCTGCGGGAGGCCTACTACCTGGAGCGCCGGGCCAAACTGAAGGAGGAGCTAAACCGTAACCCTAGTCTGGATTTATTGCGGGAAATACAGGAACTGGACCAGGCCATAGAGGCAGAACGGCGCATCTACCGAAGGCTTTAG
- a CDS encoding aspartate kinase, with protein MALVVQKYGGTSVGDLERIHKVAQRIAHYREKGHRLAVVVSAMGHTTDELIALAKRVNPRPPFRELDLLTTTGEQVSVALLSMQLWAMGIPARGFVQHQIGIVTDGRYGDARILEVNPSRIQEALDQGYVAVIAGFMGTTREGEITTLGRGGSDTTAVAIAAALGAKECEIYTDTEGVYTTDPHLIPEARKLEVIGYDQMLEMAALGAKVLHPRAVYYAKRYGVVLHVRSSFSYNPGTLVKEVDMEMGKVVTGAALDLDHAQIGLIGIPDQPGIAAKVFQALAERGIAVDMIIQGVPGHDPSRQQMAFTVKKDFAQEALEALEPVLAEIGGEALLRPDIAKVSIVGVGLASAPEVPAKMFQAVASTGANIEMIATSEVRISVIIPAQYAEAALRAVHQAFELDKP; from the coding sequence GTGGCCCTGGTCGTGCAAAAGTATGGCGGTACCTCTGTGGGCGACCTGGAGCGCATCCACAAGGTGGCCCAGCGCATCGCCCACTACCGGGAGAAGGGGCATAGGCTGGCGGTGGTGGTTTCGGCCATGGGCCACACCACCGACGAGCTCATCGCTTTGGCCAAGCGGGTGAACCCGAGACCTCCCTTCCGGGAGCTGGACCTCCTCACCACCACCGGGGAGCAGGTTTCCGTGGCCCTTCTTTCCATGCAACTCTGGGCCATGGGCATCCCAGCCAGGGGCTTTGTGCAGCACCAGATCGGCATCGTCACGGATGGCCGCTATGGCGATGCCCGGATCCTTGAGGTGAACCCGAGCCGCATTCAAGAGGCCCTGGACCAGGGGTATGTGGCGGTGATCGCCGGTTTCATGGGCACCACCCGGGAGGGGGAGATCACCACCTTGGGCCGGGGGGGGTCGGACACCACCGCCGTGGCCATCGCCGCTGCCTTGGGGGCCAAGGAGTGCGAGATCTACACGGACACGGAAGGGGTTTACACCACGGATCCCCACCTGATTCCCGAGGCCCGAAAGCTTGAGGTAATCGGCTACGACCAGATGCTGGAGATGGCCGCCCTAGGGGCCAAGGTCCTCCACCCCCGGGCGGTGTACTATGCCAAGCGTTACGGGGTGGTGCTCCATGTGCGCTCCAGCTTTTCCTATAACCCTGGTACCCTGGTGAAGGAGGTCGACATGGAAATGGGTAAGGTGGTAACGGGTGCGGCCTTGGATCTGGACCACGCCCAGATCGGGCTCATCGGTATCCCCGACCAACCGGGGATCGCCGCCAAGGTCTTCCAGGCCCTGGCCGAGCGGGGCATCGCTGTGGACATGATCATCCAGGGGGTACCCGGTCACGATCCTTCCCGGCAGCAGATGGCCTTCACCGTGAAGAAGGACTTCGCCCAGGAGGCCCTCGAGGCGCTGGAGCCCGTTTTGGCCGAGATTGGGGGAGAGGCCCTTCTCCGCCCCGACATCGCCAAGGTATCCATCGTGGGGGTGGGCCTGGCCTCGGCCCCGGAGGTCCCCGCCAAGATGTTCCAGGCGGTGGCCTCCACCGGGGCCAACATCGAGATGATCGCCACCAGCGAGGTGCGCATCTCCGTCATCATCCCCGCCCAGTACGCGGAGGCCGCCTTAAGGGCGGTGCACCAGGCCTTTGAGCTGGATAAACCCTGA
- a CDS encoding adenylate cyclase, producing the protein MRCECGQRNPPEARFCMACGRALGALLPEEKRYVSVLFYDLVDSSQHFQAGLQAAYHHLQEALEEAARVARAKGGFVHRFLGDGVLVLFGAPRARGKEPWRALEAALEMVRTSRLPARAGVASGEVLWAPLGNGQAGEPTAVGPAVVLAERLSKLASPGEVLTEPQTLALAPGVEAEGLGLREAKGLGAVEVSRVKAVRVELDPEGEALLRLLRETFRYPPARLNLVGPPGSGKSLLLEKFLENPPYPAVVLERMGPETPLRTTLRQAVERTFGQVEAFLALAELSPDLSLALRYSLGLEARPSWDRDTLEKAILEAWKETLHRLPYPLLLVAKNLHAPDRTLRELLKHSFPHLMLLVESRKPLFSPTLEARGLKAPPLLALQPALDALPPAERQALLILGVMEKALASLPGEEQREEHLRELLGELAGTFSAKRLEEEGLTQGGRPLSEVVQAARALVPEEQAKAWHRAAARFYREKGAFWPMALHLREAMQEREAAQAFRLLAQEAWRQGQPERAVPLYQKALEVAPPPWREALEKELQDAQASLGLTEEAPGGPRSQDPILQAFRQAQNPLALLPLLPGLKPYPLEEAQARLQVAGALWRAFQPRQALEVLSEFHPLVPASLRLHGQSLRAGLLMDLGRYPEAESLLPGEPHPPPAYREADLEAKTRYHATRLRLLLETGRLGQALEEGERAYREAPHPWLAAALLSAWTLKGRFREDLFQEALKHPDGKGLGILTLAHHRWQRNLDPTPLLKEALREARRLSNPYVYHLALTSLALYLWPKAPRKAQALSQHLLYQTHRTGFAVHLEVARLLRAQLLLEKGERVDHLLSFTPSVPLTQVWQAFLAGSEPKDPLRGYGILGRWVRGLWRKRGVGWMRHKR; encoded by the coding sequence ATGCGCTGCGAGTGCGGGCAGAGAAACCCCCCTGAGGCTCGTTTTTGTATGGCCTGCGGCCGGGCCCTGGGGGCTCTTCTGCCCGAGGAGAAGCGCTACGTGAGCGTCCTCTTCTACGACCTGGTGGACTCCAGCCAGCACTTCCAGGCCGGCCTTCAAGCTGCCTACCACCACCTGCAGGAAGCCCTGGAGGAAGCCGCCCGGGTAGCCCGGGCCAAAGGGGGGTTCGTCCACCGCTTCCTGGGGGATGGGGTCCTGGTCCTCTTCGGAGCCCCAAGGGCTCGAGGAAAGGAACCCTGGCGGGCTTTGGAGGCGGCCTTGGAGATGGTGCGCACCTCCCGCTTACCCGCCCGGGCAGGGGTGGCCAGCGGGGAGGTGCTCTGGGCTCCCCTGGGAAACGGCCAGGCGGGAGAGCCCACCGCGGTGGGCCCTGCCGTGGTCCTGGCCGAAAGGCTCAGCAAGCTGGCCTCCCCGGGGGAGGTGCTCACCGAACCCCAGACCCTGGCCCTGGCCCCGGGGGTGGAGGCGGAAGGCCTGGGCCTTCGCGAGGCCAAGGGCCTGGGGGCGGTGGAGGTTTCCCGGGTGAAGGCGGTCCGGGTGGAACTGGACCCGGAAGGCGAGGCCCTCCTTCGCCTTCTCCGGGAAACCTTTCGTTACCCCCCTGCCCGCCTTAACCTGGTGGGGCCACCGGGAAGCGGGAAGAGCCTTCTCCTGGAGAAGTTTCTGGAAAACCCTCCTTACCCTGCGGTGGTCCTGGAGCGCATGGGGCCGGAAACCCCCTTGCGCACCACCTTGCGCCAGGCGGTGGAACGAACCTTCGGCCAGGTAGAGGCTTTTCTGGCCCTGGCGGAGCTTTCCCCGGACCTATCCCTGGCCCTTCGGTACAGCCTGGGCCTCGAGGCCCGCCCCTCCTGGGACCGGGATACCCTGGAGAAGGCCATCCTGGAAGCCTGGAAAGAAACCCTCCACCGCCTGCCCTATCCCCTGCTCCTGGTGGCCAAAAACCTCCACGCCCCCGACCGCACCCTGCGGGAACTCCTGAAGCATTCCTTCCCCCACCTCATGCTCCTGGTGGAAAGCCGAAAGCCCCTCTTCTCCCCCACCCTGGAGGCCAGGGGTTTGAAGGCACCCCCTCTCCTCGCCCTGCAACCCGCCTTGGACGCCCTCCCCCCGGCGGAACGGCAGGCCCTTCTGATCCTGGGGGTCATGGAGAAAGCCCTGGCCAGCCTCCCCGGGGAGGAACAGCGCGAGGAACACCTTAGGGAACTCCTGGGGGAGCTGGCGGGGACCTTCTCCGCCAAGCGCCTGGAGGAGGAGGGCCTCACGCAAGGGGGTAGGCCCCTATCCGAGGTGGTCCAGGCAGCCCGAGCCCTGGTGCCTGAGGAGCAGGCCAAGGCCTGGCACCGGGCGGCTGCCCGGTTTTACCGGGAAAAAGGGGCCTTCTGGCCCATGGCCCTTCACCTAAGAGAGGCCATGCAGGAGCGGGAAGCCGCCCAGGCCTTCCGGCTTCTCGCCCAGGAAGCCTGGCGGCAAGGCCAGCCGGAACGGGCCGTACCCCTCTACCAAAAGGCCCTCGAGGTTGCCCCCCCACCCTGGCGGGAAGCCCTTGAAAAGGAGCTCCAGGACGCCCAAGCCTCCTTGGGCTTGACCGAGGAAGCCCCTGGGGGCCCAAGGTCCCAAGACCCCATCCTGCAAGCCTTCCGGCAGGCCCAAAACCCCCTCGCCCTCCTCCCCCTGCTCCCGGGCCTCAAGCCCTACCCCCTGGAGGAAGCCCAGGCCCGCCTCCAGGTGGCGGGGGCCTTGTGGCGGGCCTTCCAGCCCCGGCAGGCCCTCGAGGTCCTCAGCGAGTTCCATCCCCTGGTGCCCGCCTCCTTGAGGCTTCACGGGCAAAGCCTGAGGGCGGGCCTTCTCATGGACCTGGGCCGCTACCCGGAGGCGGAATCCCTCCTCCCGGGAGAACCCCATCCCCCGCCCGCCTACCGGGAGGCGGACCTGGAGGCCAAGACCCGCTACCACGCCACCCGCCTCCGCCTTCTCCTGGAAACCGGCCGCCTCGGGCAGGCCTTGGAAGAAGGGGAGCGGGCCTACCGGGAAGCCCCACATCCCTGGCTCGCAGCTGCCCTTCTTTCCGCCTGGACCCTAAAGGGGCGCTTCCGGGAGGACCTCTTCCAGGAAGCCCTCAAACACCCCGACGGCAAGGGCCTCGGCATCCTGACCCTGGCCCACCACCGCTGGCAGAGGAACCTGGATCCCACCCCCCTTCTCAAGGAGGCCCTGCGGGAGGCGCGCCGGCTTTCCAACCCTTACGTCTACCATCTCGCCCTCACCTCCTTGGCCCTCTACCTGTGGCCCAAGGCCCCCAGGAAAGCCCAAGCCCTCTCCCAGCACCTCCTCTACCAGACTCACCGCACGGGGTTTGCGGTGCACCTGGAGGTGGCGAGGCTCCTCAGGGCCCAGCTCCTCCTGGAGAAAGGGGAAAGGGTGGACCACCTCCTAAGCTTCACCCCCTCCGTGCCCCTAACCCAGGTCTGGCAGGCCTTTCTGGCAGGGAGCGAGCCGAAAGACCCCCTCCGCGGGTACGGTATCCTGGGAAGGTGGGTCCGCGGGCTTTGGCGTAAGCGGGGGGTAGGATGGATGCGGCACAAGCGGTAG
- a CDS encoding GNAT family N-acetyltransferase, with amino-acid sequence MVLRPAEEKDLSAITRLSHGTLLLGRAGPLVFPSRELWGELFVAPYLRRGCCNRVAEEEGEILGYILGACSVLPLTLYLLPRVPFLLLKLLLGRYGPPLPHLRYLLRLLLYRGPKAPKRLYPAHLHIAVDPKAQGRGIGKALLAEFLECLKEKGVRGVQLSTTRANAAARKLYQSLGFRLYAKRASPFWAPYHGHPVVHEVWVREL; translated from the coding sequence ATGGTCCTCCGCCCCGCCGAGGAAAAGGACCTCTCTGCCATCACCCGGCTTTCCCACGGCACCCTCCTTCTGGGCCGGGCAGGGCCCTTGGTCTTTCCCAGCCGGGAGCTTTGGGGGGAACTCTTCGTGGCCCCCTACCTGCGGCGGGGGTGCTGCAACAGGGTGGCCGAGGAGGAAGGAGAGATCCTGGGCTACATCCTGGGCGCCTGCTCGGTCCTTCCCCTTACCCTCTACCTCCTTCCTCGAGTGCCCTTCCTCCTCCTGAAACTCCTCCTCGGCCGCTATGGCCCGCCCTTACCCCACCTCCGGTACCTCCTCAGGCTCCTCCTGTACCGGGGCCCCAAGGCCCCGAAGAGGCTTTACCCCGCCCACCTGCACATCGCCGTGGACCCCAAAGCCCAGGGCAGGGGAATCGGCAAGGCCCTGCTGGCCGAATTCCTGGAATGTCTCAAAGAAAAAGGGGTAAGGGGCGTGCAGCTATCCACCACCCGGGCCAACGCCGCCGCCAGGAAGCTTTACCAGAGCCTGGGCTTCCGCCTCTACGCCAAGCGGGCCAGCCCCTTCTGGGCTCCCTACCACGGCCACCCCGTGGTCCACGAGGTCTGGGTCAGGGAACTTTAG
- a CDS encoding PIG-L deacetylase family protein gives MRRLAPWQWLLLLLALYLLLAEALRLWLGLLWAERVGLVLAALGVWAFVNGRFIFAYYHALATSLRVRRLPLAPGPGPGEHLLVLAPHPDDEVLAAAGLMRRTLEAGGRVSVVYLTSGDAFDLAAGSPLPSKEAMRRLALRRMVEAWRGLEALGLPRDSAYFLGFPDQGLFALFTTHYYLPYESPYTGLKAVAYPGCYRLGLSYTGKALEATLVELLSSLKPTRILLPSPLDAHRDHQATGYFGMQAAASLGMEDRLEYYLIHGGYQYPLPKGLHPRLPLYPPPRGRGLPWRRFPLTEEEVRLKEKAIRAHKSQMRLLGRFLLAFVRQNELYSPLPIPAREALAPEEEGWAVLEGREVL, from the coding sequence GTGCGCCGCCTGGCCCCCTGGCAGTGGCTTCTCCTCCTTCTGGCCCTCTATCTGCTTCTGGCGGAGGCCCTTAGGCTTTGGCTCGGCCTCCTCTGGGCGGAGCGGGTGGGGCTTGTCCTTGCGGCCCTGGGGGTGTGGGCCTTCGTCAACGGGCGCTTCATCTTCGCCTACTACCACGCCCTCGCCACTTCCTTGCGGGTGCGAAGGCTACCCTTGGCCCCGGGGCCAGGGCCAGGGGAACACCTTTTGGTCCTGGCCCCCCATCCCGATGACGAGGTGCTGGCGGCGGCGGGCCTGATGCGCCGCACCCTGGAGGCAGGGGGGCGGGTGAGCGTGGTCTACCTTACCTCGGGGGATGCCTTTGACCTGGCTGCGGGAAGCCCCCTGCCCTCCAAGGAGGCCATGCGCCGCCTGGCCTTAAGGCGCATGGTGGAGGCTTGGCGGGGCCTCGAGGCCCTGGGACTTCCCCGGGATAGCGCCTATTTCCTCGGTTTCCCCGACCAGGGGCTTTTCGCCCTCTTCACCACCCACTACTACCTGCCCTACGAAAGCCCCTACACGGGGCTTAAGGCGGTGGCCTACCCTGGGTGTTACCGCCTGGGGCTTTCCTATACGGGCAAGGCTTTGGAGGCCACCCTGGTGGAGCTTCTCTCCTCCCTCAAGCCCACCCGCATCCTCCTGCCAAGCCCCCTGGATGCCCACCGGGACCACCAGGCCACGGGCTATTTCGGCATGCAGGCGGCGGCCTCCTTGGGCATGGAGGACAGGCTGGAGTACTACCTCATCCACGGAGGGTACCAATACCCCTTGCCCAAAGGCCTCCATCCCCGGCTTCCCCTGTACCCGCCCCCCCGGGGTAGGGGGCTTCCTTGGCGGCGCTTTCCCCTCACCGAGGAGGAGGTTAGGCTAAAGGAAAAGGCCATCCGGGCCCACAAAAGCCAGATGCGCCTTCTCGGTCGGTTTCTTTTGGCCTTCGTGCGGCAGAACGAACTCTATAGCCCCCTTCCCATCCCCGCCCGGGAGGCCCTAGCCCCGGAGGAGGAGGGGTGGGCCGTCCTCGAGGGGCGGGAGGTCCTCTAG
- a CDS encoding DEAD/DEAH box helicase has protein sequence MLPEALRGWESYRDWLEANPEFRGRIVFARLLPQIPPKTVPYQGVFAGVLEALGLKPFAHQREALLLVEEGKNVVMAYSTAAGKSLVFQAPVLKAALEGETSLLLFPTKALAHDQLRRLKAMAEALGVKGIYPYDGDTRGEVRRKAKQEGLILLSNPDMLHFGLLPRHGEFASFLSRLRYLVLDELHAYRGVFGTHVALVLFRLLRLARHYGANPQVIAASATIGNAKEHAEGLTGLPFVELREEVARSERELLVLLPKPLDAKGERRRSPLLEAAYLARTWAEGGIRGLIFTNARKSAELIARYATHPGVRPYRAGYTAKERRRLEEALKSGEVRVLISTSALELGVDIGELDAVALVGYPGSVSAFWQRAGRAGRGRRRALVVYIPREDPLDEYFLHRPELLLKTPPEAAVADPKNPVLCPLHLHAAAWEKPLSREEVLCPEALAELKEKDGRYYTPKRRPHRDLSLRGLGATFTLRGPEGEVLGYLDERQAYWEAHPGAVYLHGGESYLVRNIDHGKREIWLLPALEDYYTEPRVETDLEVLSGEAMGHGVWVGKVVLRERVVAYAKKRFFTGSVLEEIPLDLPEISFPTEALWFHPPLVVPPHQIPGGIHALEHAMIGLLPLFVLAERQDIGGLSYPFYPRPLPSGSGPTIFIYDGYPGGVGYVRQAARRFPEWVRSALELLKGCPCEEGCPRCVLSPKCGNGNQYLDKGAALILAANLTLSLPQRTLH, from the coding sequence GTGCTGCCCGAGGCCCTAAGGGGATGGGAAAGCTACCGGGACTGGCTGGAGGCCAACCCGGAGTTCCGGGGGCGGATCGTCTTCGCCCGCCTGCTTCCCCAGATCCCCCCCAAGACCGTCCCCTACCAGGGGGTCTTCGCCGGGGTCCTCGAGGCTTTAGGGCTAAAGCCCTTCGCCCACCAAAGGGAGGCCCTGCTTCTGGTGGAGGAAGGGAAGAACGTGGTCATGGCCTACTCCACCGCCGCCGGAAAAAGCCTGGTCTTCCAGGCGCCGGTGCTCAAGGCTGCCCTGGAAGGGGAAACAAGCCTTCTCCTTTTCCCCACCAAGGCCCTGGCCCATGACCAGCTGAGGCGGCTTAAGGCCATGGCGGAAGCCCTGGGGGTAAAGGGCATCTACCCCTACGACGGGGACACCCGGGGGGAGGTAAGGCGGAAGGCCAAGCAAGAGGGCCTCATCCTCCTCAGCAATCCCGACATGCTCCACTTTGGCCTTCTACCCCGGCACGGGGAGTTCGCCTCCTTCCTATCCCGGCTCCGCTACCTGGTCCTGGACGAGCTTCACGCCTACCGGGGGGTCTTCGGGACCCACGTGGCCCTGGTCCTCTTCCGCCTATTGCGCCTGGCCCGCCACTATGGGGCGAACCCCCAGGTGATTGCCGCCAGCGCCACCATCGGCAACGCCAAGGAGCACGCAGAAGGCCTCACCGGCCTTCCCTTTGTGGAGCTAAGGGAGGAGGTGGCCCGCTCGGAGCGGGAGCTTCTGGTGCTTCTTCCCAAGCCCTTAGACGCCAAGGGGGAAAGGCGGCGAAGCCCCCTCCTGGAGGCCGCCTACCTGGCCCGGACCTGGGCGGAAGGGGGCATAAGGGGGCTCATCTTCACCAACGCCAGGAAAAGCGCCGAGCTCATCGCCCGCTACGCCACCCACCCCGGGGTGCGCCCGTATCGGGCGGGCTACACCGCCAAAGAAAGGCGCCGCCTGGAAGAGGCCCTGAAGTCCGGGGAGGTGCGGGTCCTGATCTCCACCAGCGCCCTGGAGCTGGGGGTAGACATCGGGGAGCTGGACGCCGTGGCCCTGGTGGGCTACCCGGGCTCCGTGTCCGCCTTCTGGCAACGGGCAGGCCGGGCAGGCAGGGGAAGGCGAAGGGCCCTGGTGGTCTACATCCCCAGGGAGGATCCCTTGGACGAGTACTTCCTTCATCGGCCCGAGCTTCTCCTGAAGACCCCCCCGGAGGCGGCGGTGGCCGACCCCAAAAACCCTGTCCTCTGCCCCTTGCACCTGCATGCCGCCGCCTGGGAAAAACCCCTTTCGCGGGAGGAGGTGCTCTGCCCGGAGGCCCTGGCCGAGCTCAAGGAAAAGGACGGCCGCTACTACACCCCGAAGCGCCGCCCCCACCGGGACCTAAGCCTCCGGGGCCTGGGGGCCACCTTCACCCTGCGGGGGCCGGAGGGGGAGGTCCTGGGCTACTTGGACGAGCGCCAGGCCTACTGGGAGGCCCACCCCGGGGCGGTCTACCTGCACGGGGGGGAGAGCTACCTGGTGCGGAACATCGACCACGGAAAGCGCGAGATCTGGCTTCTTCCGGCCCTCGAGGACTATTACACCGAGCCCCGGGTGGAAACCGATCTGGAGGTTCTCTCGGGGGAGGCCATGGGCCACGGGGTCTGGGTGGGCAAGGTGGTGCTGAGGGAAAGGGTGGTGGCCTACGCCAAAAAGCGCTTCTTCACCGGCAGCGTCCTGGAAGAAATCCCCCTGGACCTTCCCGAGATTTCCTTCCCCACCGAGGCCCTTTGGTTCCACCCTCCCCTGGTGGTCCCCCCCCACCAGATTCCCGGGGGCATCCATGCCCTGGAGCACGCCATGATTGGCCTCCTGCCCCTCTTCGTCCTGGCCGAAAGGCAGGACATCGGGGGCCTTTCCTACCCCTTCTACCCAAGGCCCCTGCCCTCGGGAAGCGGCCCCACCATCTTCATCTACGACGGCTACCCGGGGGGTGTGGGCTACGTCCGGCAGGCAGCCCGTCGCTTCCCTGAGTGGGTCCGGTCCGCCCTAGAACTCCTCAAGGGTTGCCCCTGCGAGGAAGGTTGCCCCCGTTGCGTCCTCTCCCCTAAATGCGGGAACGGCAACCAGTACCTGGATAAAGGGGCGGCCCTTATCCTGGCGGCAAACCTCACCCTCTCCCTTCCCCAAAGGACGCTGCATTAA